Proteins from a genomic interval of Zerene cesonia ecotype Mississippi unplaced genomic scaffold, Zerene_cesonia_1.1 Zces_u001, whole genome shotgun sequence:
- the LOC119838174 gene encoding brain-specific homeobox protein homolog encodes MNQETRSDSPSDKRQENSKTSFLIEDILYRGQRTTFKQPDPRRFDYEREPKYYPTASEVRPHVPREGYLQVAMGALGAYLHTPNTFKAVETPYFLSQGVPYHALFTPSELSLSALKHCRRRKARTVFSDPQLTGLEKRFESQRYLSTPERVELAGALNLSETQVKTWFQNRRMKHKKQMRKLQQKGNSAVDFTTKSPNSIKCTQEDSRISTTHTSDSDSEHSDSDIDIVGESNYAHHYSST; translated from the exons ATGAATCAAGAAACGCGCAGTGATTCGCCGAGCGACAAACGTCAAGAGAATTCGAAAAcatcttttttaattgaagatATCCTGTACCGCGGGCAAAGGACAACATTCAAACAGCCAGATCCAAGGAGGTTCGATTATGAGCGGGAACCTAAATATTATCCAACTGCGAGCGAAGTAAGGCCCCATGTGCCTAGAGAGGGCTATTTACAGGTGGCAATGGGGGCTTTAGGTGCTTATTTACACACGCCAAACACTTTTAAAGCTGTGGAGACTCCGTATTTTTTGTCACaag GTGTACCATACCACGCTCTGTTCACGCCGTCGGAGTTGTCACTCTCTGCCTTGAAGCACTGCAGGCGGAGGAAAGCTAGGACCGTATTTTCAGACCCGCAGTTAACTG GTCTAGAAAAACGCTTCGAGTCCCAGCGCTATCTGTCCACACCAGAGCGCGTGGAGTTAGCTGGTGCACTCAACCTGTCGGAAACCCAGGTGAAGACCTGGTTCCAGAATAGAAGGATGAAGCACAAGAAGCAGATGAGGAAGTTGCAACAGAAAG GCAATTCAGCTGTTGACTTCACAACGAAATCACCAAACAGCATTAAGTGTACACAA GAAGACTCCAGGATATCGACAACACACACTTCCGACTCCGATTCAGAGCACAGCGACAGCGACATCGATATAGTCGGCGAATCGAATTACGCACATCACTATTCGTCAACGTAA